From the Xyrauchen texanus isolate HMW12.3.18 chromosome 37, RBS_HiC_50CHRs, whole genome shotgun sequence genome, one window contains:
- the LOC127630380 gene encoding GRAM domain-containing protein 2B isoform X1 has protein sequence MSIVSESRPESSVGLVVKVLQLADGHRWDWRSQTFSRQTEAAETRIRSDRMEKLHLISEECRNRPMCSVPPHRQLHECVLLRQYAENMDEEEGIKMPQSDALMSLDAEVDISARRRKPTLIRSKTLDPSLFLQVQSDSESKCERRKPQTGQFLRTNSQYHKVFKDISEEEQLRQSYTCALQKDILYQGRLFVSDNWICFHSKVFGKDIKIVIPVSSVTVIKKTKTAILVPNALDISTSHERHVFVSFLSRDTTYKVLVSVCPHLVEDCPGISQIQCQSSSTGQQTSLPTDLAVDLSDVDAPVTQTDPHMDDSSSSDCPESPDFEETPKFPKRLQMVTDKSKPDTELDSHPQHQTDASTHLQYNGSSEETLRPVSLSLNTLVLVYLSLICILMLSSCYMAFKIVSLEERLTSLVSMEFPHKGDESESPAEICSVLSLNLLKLEKIHRSLQRLLQSVSHE, from the exons TTGGTTTAGTTGTGAAAGTGCTTCAGTTAGCAGACGGTCACAGATGGGACTGGAGGTCACAAACCTTCTCCAGACAAACAGAAGCTGCAGAGACTCGGATCAGATCTGACAGGATGGAGAAACTTCATCTGATCTCTGAAGAATGCAGAAACAGACCCATGTGTTCAGTCCCGCCACACCGACAGCTGCATGAATGTGTGTTACTGCG TCAATATGCTGAAAACATGGACGAGGAGGAAGGAATCAAAATGCCGCAGTCTGATGCTTTAATGTCACTGGATGCTGAGGTGGATATTTCTGCCAGGAGAAGAAAACCAACTCTCATCCG ATCGAAGACATTAgatccttctctctttctgcAAGTCCAGAGTGACTCTGAATCCAAGTGTGAACGCAGGAAACCGCAGACGGGACAG TTTCTGCGAACAAATTCCCAGTACCACAAAGTTTTTAAAGACATAAGTGAAGAGGAACAGCTGAGACAGA GTTACACGTGTGCCTTACAGAAAGATATTCTGTATCAAGGGAGACTCTTTGTGTCTGATAACTGGATTTGTTTCCATTCCAAAGTTTTTGGAAAAGACATCAAG attGTGATTCCAGTTTCCTCCGTGACAGTCATCAAGAAAACCAAAACTGCCATCTTGGTGCCGAATGCGCTGGATATTTCGACATCACACGAGCGG CATGTGTTCGTCTCATTTCTGTCTCGGGACACCACATACAAGGTGTTGGTGTCAGTTTGCCCTCACTTGGTT GAGGACTGTCCTGGGATCAGTCAGATTCAATGCCAGAGCAGCTCGACAGGACAGCAGACGTCTCTTCCCACT gatCTCGCCGTGGATCTGTCTGATGTAGATGCTCCAGTCACACAGACGGATCCGCACATGGACGACAGCAGCAGCTCCGACTGTCCAGAGTCTCCAGATTTTGAGGAAACCCCCA AATTCCCCAAACGTCTGCAAATGGTCACGGACAAATCGAAACCAGACACTGAACTGGATTCTCACCCACAACATCAAACTGACGCTTCAACACACCTGCAGTACAATG GGTCTTCAGAGGAAACACTGAGACCGGTTTCACTGTCGTTGAACACTCTTGTGCTGGTCTATCTGAGTCT CATCTGTATCCTGATGTTGTCGTCGTGTTACATGGCGTTTAAGATCGTGTCTCTGGAGGAACGCCTGACATCTCTCGTCTCCATGGAGTTTCCTCATAAAGG AGATGAATCTGAATCTCCAGCAGAGATCTGCTCAGTGCTCTCTCTGAACCTCCTGAAGTTagaaaag
- the LOC127630380 gene encoding GRAM domain-containing protein 2B isoform X2 — MDEEEGIKMPQSDALMSLDAEVDISARRRKPTLIRSKTLDPSLFLQVQSDSESKCERRKPQTGQFLRTNSQYHKVFKDISEEEQLRQSYTCALQKDILYQGRLFVSDNWICFHSKVFGKDIKIVIPVSSVTVIKKTKTAILVPNALDISTSHERHVFVSFLSRDTTYKVLVSVCPHLVEDCPGISQIQCQSSSTGQQTSLPTDLAVDLSDVDAPVTQTDPHMDDSSSSDCPESPDFEETPKFPKRLQMVTDKSKPDTELDSHPQHQTDASTHLQYNGSSEETLRPVSLSLNTLVLVYLSLICILMLSSCYMAFKIVSLEERLTSLVSMEFPHKGDESESPAEICSVLSLNLLKLEKIHRSLQRLLQSVSHE, encoded by the exons ATGGACGAGGAGGAAGGAATCAAAATGCCGCAGTCTGATGCTTTAATGTCACTGGATGCTGAGGTGGATATTTCTGCCAGGAGAAGAAAACCAACTCTCATCCG ATCGAAGACATTAgatccttctctctttctgcAAGTCCAGAGTGACTCTGAATCCAAGTGTGAACGCAGGAAACCGCAGACGGGACAG TTTCTGCGAACAAATTCCCAGTACCACAAAGTTTTTAAAGACATAAGTGAAGAGGAACAGCTGAGACAGA GTTACACGTGTGCCTTACAGAAAGATATTCTGTATCAAGGGAGACTCTTTGTGTCTGATAACTGGATTTGTTTCCATTCCAAAGTTTTTGGAAAAGACATCAAG attGTGATTCCAGTTTCCTCCGTGACAGTCATCAAGAAAACCAAAACTGCCATCTTGGTGCCGAATGCGCTGGATATTTCGACATCACACGAGCGG CATGTGTTCGTCTCATTTCTGTCTCGGGACACCACATACAAGGTGTTGGTGTCAGTTTGCCCTCACTTGGTT GAGGACTGTCCTGGGATCAGTCAGATTCAATGCCAGAGCAGCTCGACAGGACAGCAGACGTCTCTTCCCACT gatCTCGCCGTGGATCTGTCTGATGTAGATGCTCCAGTCACACAGACGGATCCGCACATGGACGACAGCAGCAGCTCCGACTGTCCAGAGTCTCCAGATTTTGAGGAAACCCCCA AATTCCCCAAACGTCTGCAAATGGTCACGGACAAATCGAAACCAGACACTGAACTGGATTCTCACCCACAACATCAAACTGACGCTTCAACACACCTGCAGTACAATG GGTCTTCAGAGGAAACACTGAGACCGGTTTCACTGTCGTTGAACACTCTTGTGCTGGTCTATCTGAGTCT CATCTGTATCCTGATGTTGTCGTCGTGTTACATGGCGTTTAAGATCGTGTCTCTGGAGGAACGCCTGACATCTCTCGTCTCCATGGAGTTTCCTCATAAAGG AGATGAATCTGAATCTCCAGCAGAGATCTGCTCAGTGCTCTCTCTGAACCTCCTGAAGTTagaaaag
- the LOC127630371 gene encoding filaggrin-2-like produces the protein MIYKLFSSWGPTKCPHKVKHFGFYYPYGDIWSPQSDKYTLTLSLTHTHSHSLTHSLRHTHTLTHSLSHSLTHSLRHTHSDTHTQTHSQTHTHSHTHTLSLTHTHTHTHTLTHTHTHTHTLSHSHTHTHKLSHSHTHRHSHTHSLTLSLTHTHTHTLSHSHTHSHTHSLTLSLTHTHTLTHSDTHTQTHSHTHTHSHTHTLTHTLTHTHSLTHTHTHTLTHTHTLSLTHTLTHTLTHSLTHTHTHTHSHSLTQTHTHTDTLTHTHTHTHTHTHTLSHSHTHTHSQTHTHSHTHTLSHTHTHTHTHSLTNTHTDTHTHTHSLSLTHTLTHTHSLTNTHTQTLTHTLSHSHTHTHSHTHSLSHSHTHTHTHTHTHTHRHSHTHSLTLSHTHTHTHTHTHTHSLSHTHTLTHRHSLTHTHTHTLRHTHTDTHTHTHTHSLSHTHTLTHTHSLTNTHTQTLTHTLSHSHTHTHSHTHSLSHSHTHTHSHTHTLSLTHTHTHSDTHTQTHTHTHTHTHTHTHTHTHTHTHTHTHTHTHTHTHTHTHTHTHTHTHSLSHSHTHTHSHTHTHTQTLTHTLTHSLSHTDTHTHTHTDTHTLTLSHTHTHTQTLSHSHTHTHTHTHTHTHRHTHTHTLTHSLTHTHSHTHTLSLTHTHRHSHTHSLTHTLTHTHTHTLSHSHTHTHSHTHTLSLTHTHTHSDTHTQTHTHTHTHTHTHTHTHTHTHTLTHTLTDTLTLTLTLILTLTHYVLF, from the coding sequence gtcaaacatttcgggttttactatccttatggggacatttggtccccacaaagtgataaatacacgctcactctctcactcacacacacacactcacactcactcactcactcactcagacacacacacacactaactcactcactctctcactcactcactcactcactcagacacacacactcagacacacacacacagacacactcacagacacacacacactcacacacacacactctctcactcacacacacacacacacacacacacacactcacacacacacacactcacacacacacactctctcactcacacacacacacacacaaactctctcactcacacacacacagacactcacacacacactcactcactctctcactcacacacactcacacacacacactctctcactcacacacacactcacacacacactcactcactctctcactcacacacacacacacactcactcactcagacacacacacacagacacactcacacacacacacacactcacacacacacactctcactcacacactcacacacactcactctctcactcacacacacacacacacactcacacacacacacactctctcactcacacacacactcacacacacactcactcactctctcactcacacacacacacacacacactcacactcactcactcagacacacacacacacagacacactcacacacacacacacacacacacacactcacacacacacactctctcactcacacactcacacacactcacagacacacacacactcacacacacacactctctcacacacacacactcacacacacacacactctctcactaacacacacacagacactcacacacacactcactcactctctctcacacacacactcacacacacacactctctcactaacacacacacacagacactcacacacacactctctcactcacacactcacacacactcacacactcactcactctctcactcacacacacacacacacactcacacacacacacacacacacagacactcacacacacactcactcactctctctcacacacacacacacacacacacacacacacacacacactcactctctcacacacacacactcacacacagacactctctcactcacacacacacacacacactcagacacacacacacagacacacacacacacacacacactcactcactctctcacacacacacactcacacacacacactctctcactaacacacacacacagacactcacacacacactctctcactcacacactcacacacactcacacactcactcactctctcactcacacacacacacacactcacacacacacactctctcactcacacacacacacacacactcagacacacacacacagacacacacacacacacacacacacacacacacacacacacacacacacacacacacacacacacacacacacacacacacacacactcacactcacactcacactcacacacacactcacactcacacacacactcactcactctctcactcacacacacacacacactcacacacacacacacacacacagacactcacacacacactcactcactctctctcacacacagacacacacacacacacacacacagacacacacacactcactctctcacacacacacactcacacacagacactctctcactcacacacacacacacacacacacacacacacacacacacacagacacacacacacacacacactcactcactctctcacacacacacactcacacacacacactctctcactaacacacacacacagacactcacacacacactctctcactcacacactcacacacactcacacacacacactctctcactcacacacacacacacactcacacacacacactctctcactcacacacacacacacacactcagacacacacacacagacacacacacacacacacacacacacacacacacacacacacacacacacacacacacacacactcacacacacactcacagacacactcacactcacactcacactcatactcacactcactcactatgtTTTGTTCtag